The Xanthomonas indica genome has a segment encoding these proteins:
- a CDS encoding D-glycerate dehydrogenase has product MAESRPRVWVSQPLFDDVVARLGAHCALTTTADVTKYSPQDLAQALAPLDGALVTLNERIGAAEIAGAPRLRAIANVGVGYNNLDLDALSAAGIVATNTPDVLTETTADLGFALLMAAARRVGEAERWLRAGQWQQWSFQTMLGADVHGSTLGILGMGRIGQAIARRAAGFSMRVLYHNRSRLPAEVERAHRAEYVGFDALLARADHLLLVLPYSAQSHHVIDAAALAKMQPTATLVNIARGGLVDEIALADALAHGRLAAAGLDVFEGEPAIRPELLALRNVVLTPHIGSASVATRRAMVALAVDNLLAALGIGADAGRPPNALNLDAIAAAGGARAMADKKR; this is encoded by the coding sequence ATGGCTGAGTCGCGGCCGCGGGTGTGGGTCAGCCAGCCGCTGTTCGACGATGTCGTCGCACGGCTGGGGGCGCATTGCGCGCTGACCACCACCGCGGACGTGACCAAGTATTCGCCGCAGGACCTGGCGCAGGCGCTGGCGCCGCTGGACGGCGCCCTGGTCACCCTCAACGAACGCATCGGCGCCGCCGAGATCGCTGGCGCGCCGCGGCTGCGCGCCATCGCCAACGTCGGCGTCGGCTACAACAATCTGGACCTGGACGCGCTCAGCGCGGCCGGCATCGTCGCCACCAACACCCCCGACGTGCTCACCGAGACCACCGCCGATCTCGGCTTCGCCCTGCTGATGGCCGCCGCGCGCCGCGTCGGCGAGGCCGAGCGCTGGCTGCGCGCGGGGCAGTGGCAGCAGTGGTCGTTCCAGACCATGCTCGGCGCCGATGTCCACGGCAGTACGCTGGGCATCCTCGGTATGGGCCGGATCGGCCAGGCCATCGCGCGCCGCGCCGCCGGCTTCTCGATGCGCGTGCTGTACCACAACCGCAGCCGTCTGCCGGCCGAGGTGGAGCGTGCGCATCGCGCCGAATACGTCGGTTTCGACGCGCTGCTGGCGCGCGCCGACCACTTGTTGCTGGTGCTGCCGTACAGCGCGCAGTCGCACCACGTCATCGATGCCGCCGCGCTGGCGAAGATGCAGCCGACCGCGACGCTGGTGAACATCGCCCGTGGCGGGCTGGTCGACGAAATCGCGCTGGCCGACGCGCTCGCGCACGGACGCCTGGCCGCGGCCGGGCTGGACGTGTTCGAAGGCGAGCCGGCAATCCGTCCGGAACTGCTGGCGCTGCGCAATGTGGTGCTGACCCCGCACATCGGCAGCGCCAGCGTGGCCACGCGCCGCGCGATGGTGGCGCTGGCGGTCGACAACCTGCTTGCCGCGCTGGGCATCGGCGCCGACGCCGGGCGCCCGCCCAACGCGCTGAACCTGGACGCGATCGCCGCGGCCGGCGGCGCGCGGGCGATGGCGGACAAAAAACGATAG
- a CDS encoding aspartate-semialdehyde dehydrogenase: protein MSNATRRFNVAVVGATGAVGETMLSILAERGFPIATLYPLASERSAGGQVEFNGQKVTVLDLATFDPTGVDIALFSAGGGISKEYAPKFAAAGAVVIDNSSTFRYDDDVPLVVSEVNPHALKHRPRGIVANPNCSTMQLMPVLAPIHKEYGIERINVATYQSVSGAGRSGMEELGKQTAQLLAFQDIEPQKFQAQIAFNLIPHIDDFQPNGYTKEEMKLVWETQKILEDSSILVNPTAVRVPVFFGHSEAVNIETKRKITVEQARALLGQAPGVEVVDEHKAGGYPTPVTHASGKDPVFVGRIREDFSHPRGLNLWVVADNIRKGAALNAVQLAELVAQEA from the coding sequence ATGAGCAATGCAACCCGTCGTTTCAACGTCGCCGTCGTCGGCGCCACCGGTGCCGTCGGCGAAACCATGCTGAGCATCCTCGCCGAGCGCGGTTTCCCCATCGCCACGCTGTACCCGCTGGCCTCCGAGCGCTCGGCCGGCGGCCAGGTCGAGTTCAACGGCCAGAAGGTCACCGTGCTCGACCTGGCCACCTTCGACCCGACCGGCGTGGACATCGCGCTGTTCTCCGCCGGCGGCGGCATTTCCAAGGAATACGCGCCGAAGTTCGCCGCGGCCGGCGCGGTGGTGATCGACAACTCCTCGACCTTCCGCTACGACGACGACGTGCCGCTGGTGGTGTCGGAAGTCAATCCGCACGCGCTGAAGCACCGTCCGCGCGGCATCGTCGCCAATCCCAACTGCTCGACCATGCAGCTGATGCCGGTGCTGGCGCCGATCCACAAGGAATACGGCATCGAGCGCATCAACGTGGCCACCTACCAGTCGGTGTCTGGCGCCGGCCGTTCGGGCATGGAGGAACTGGGCAAGCAGACCGCGCAGCTGCTGGCGTTCCAGGACATCGAGCCGCAGAAGTTCCAGGCGCAGATCGCCTTCAACCTGATCCCGCACATCGACGACTTCCAGCCCAACGGCTACACCAAGGAAGAGATGAAGCTGGTGTGGGAGACGCAGAAGATCCTCGAGGACAGCAGCATCCTGGTGAACCCCACCGCGGTGCGCGTGCCGGTGTTCTTCGGCCATTCGGAGGCGGTCAACATCGAGACCAAGCGCAAGATTACCGTCGAGCAGGCGCGCGCCCTGCTGGGTCAGGCGCCCGGCGTGGAAGTGGTCGACGAGCACAAGGCCGGCGGCTATCCGACCCCGGTGACCCATGCCTCCGGCAAGGACCCGGTGTTCGTCGGCCGCATCCGCGAGGATTTCTCGCACCCGCGCGGCCTCAACCTGTGGGTGGTGGCCGACAACATCCGCAAGGGCGCCGCGCTCAACGCGGTGCAGTTGGCCGAGCTGGTCGCTCAGGAGGCGTGA
- a CDS encoding phosphoribosylanthranilate isomerase yields MNRTLYRTRIKFCGMTRAGDIRLAGELGVDSIGFVFAHGSPRRVAPAEARAMRQAAAPMVDVVALFRDNPKDEVREVLRTVRPTLLQFHGDEDDGFCRSFNLPYLKAVPMGGGEVNARTLQLQYPNAAGFLFDSHAPGESGGSGKTFDWSRLPTGLHRPFLLAGGINGDNVFDAIIATLPWGVDVSSGIESQPGIKDGHKMRKFVEEVRRADCHELNTNC; encoded by the coding sequence ATGAATCGCACGTTGTATCGCACCCGCATCAAGTTCTGCGGCATGACCCGCGCCGGCGACATCCGCCTGGCAGGCGAGTTGGGCGTGGACTCGATCGGGTTCGTATTCGCCCATGGCAGCCCGCGGCGGGTGGCGCCGGCCGAGGCACGGGCGATGCGCCAGGCCGCCGCGCCCATGGTCGACGTGGTGGCGCTGTTCCGCGACAACCCCAAGGACGAGGTGCGCGAGGTGCTGCGCACCGTGCGTCCGACCCTGCTGCAGTTCCACGGCGACGAGGACGACGGCTTTTGCCGCAGCTTCAACCTGCCGTACCTGAAGGCGGTGCCGATGGGCGGCGGCGAGGTCAACGCGCGCACCCTGCAGTTGCAGTACCCCAACGCCGCCGGCTTCCTGTTCGATAGCCACGCCCCCGGCGAAAGCGGCGGCTCGGGCAAGACCTTCGACTGGTCGCGGCTGCCCACCGGCCTGCACCGGCCGTTCCTGCTCGCCGGCGGCATCAATGGCGACAACGTGTTCGACGCGATCATCGCCACGCTGCCGTGGGGCGTGGACGTGTCCAGCGGCATCGAGAGCCAGCCCGGCATCAAGGACGGCCACAAGATGCGCAAGTTCGTCGAGGAAGTGCGCCGCGCCGACTGCCACGAGTTGAATACGAACTGCTGA
- a CDS encoding SCO family protein: MFNRTFGIVLVVALAAGLGLLLAQKYFGGSAGPAWPETRTVRMYPQPRPLPDFHLRQTDGTPLVPGELKGHWTLVFLGFTACPDVCPTTLADLARAQKQWETLPDTLRPRVLFVSVDPQRDTLPRLGEYAHAFHKDTIAATADVPELERFATALGFVFQKVPGKHYAENPNDYSMDHSAAIAVLDPQGRQAGLIRPPFDAAAIAADLQTLTKATAP, translated from the coding sequence ATGTTCAACCGCACCTTCGGCATCGTCCTGGTGGTTGCCCTGGCCGCCGGCCTGGGGCTGCTGCTGGCCCAGAAGTACTTCGGCGGCAGCGCCGGCCCGGCCTGGCCGGAGACCCGCACGGTGCGCATGTACCCGCAGCCGCGGCCCCTGCCCGACTTCCACCTGCGCCAGACCGACGGCACGCCGCTGGTGCCGGGCGAGCTCAAGGGCCACTGGACCCTGGTGTTCCTGGGCTTCACCGCCTGCCCGGACGTGTGCCCGACCACCCTGGCCGACCTGGCGCGCGCGCAGAAGCAATGGGAGACGCTGCCGGACACGCTGCGCCCGCGCGTGCTGTTCGTCTCGGTCGACCCGCAGCGCGACACCCTGCCACGGCTGGGCGAGTACGCCCATGCCTTCCACAAGGACACCATCGCCGCCACCGCCGACGTGCCCGAGCTGGAGCGCTTCGCCACCGCGCTGGGCTTCGTGTTCCAGAAGGTGCCGGGCAAGCACTACGCCGAGAACCCGAACGACTACAGCATGGACCACTCCGCCGCGATCGCGGTGCTCGACCCGCAGGGCCGCCAGGCCGGGCTGATCCGCCCGCCGTTCGATGCCGCGGCGATCGCCGCCGACCTGCAGACCCTGACCAAGGCCACCGCCCCATGA
- the prmB gene encoding 50S ribosomal protein L3 N(5)-glutamine methyltransferase has translation MTADAAAELHTIIDLIRYGTSRFNAAGLSFGHSYDNALDEATQLVLHALHLPHDLGPAYGSARVTTPEKAQVLALFERRIAERIPAAYLTGEAWFAGLSFKSDARALVPRSPIAELIEAGFEPWLAGRPVERALDLCTGSGCIAIAMAHYNPNWQVDAVDISDDALSLAAENKERLLADNVELVKSDLFAGLGGRRYELIVTNPPYVTHAETDALPPEYAHEPELGLRAGDDGLDLALKILRDAPAHLSEDGLLICEVGESERALAQLLPEVDFAWVEFKVGQMGIFAVERSELLTHHARIAALAADR, from the coding sequence ATGACTGCCGACGCGGCCGCCGAACTCCACACGATCATCGACCTGATCCGCTACGGCACCAGCCGTTTCAACGCCGCCGGGCTGAGCTTCGGCCACAGCTACGACAACGCCCTGGACGAGGCCACGCAACTGGTGCTGCACGCGCTGCACCTGCCGCACGACCTGGGCCCGGCCTACGGCAGCGCGCGGGTCACCACGCCGGAGAAGGCGCAGGTGCTGGCGCTGTTCGAGCGCCGCATCGCCGAGCGCATCCCCGCCGCCTACCTCACCGGCGAGGCCTGGTTCGCCGGGCTCAGCTTCAAGAGCGATGCGCGCGCATTGGTGCCGCGTTCGCCGATCGCCGAACTGATCGAGGCCGGCTTCGAGCCGTGGCTGGCCGGCCGCCCGGTCGAGCGCGCGCTGGACCTGTGCACCGGCTCGGGCTGCATCGCCATCGCCATGGCCCACTACAACCCGAACTGGCAGGTGGACGCGGTCGACATCAGCGACGATGCGCTGAGCCTGGCCGCCGAGAACAAGGAGCGGCTGCTGGCCGACAACGTCGAACTGGTCAAGTCCGACCTGTTCGCCGGGCTGGGCGGGCGCCGCTATGAGCTGATCGTGACCAATCCGCCCTACGTCACCCACGCCGAGACCGATGCGCTGCCGCCGGAATACGCGCACGAGCCGGAACTGGGCCTGCGCGCGGGCGACGACGGGCTGGACCTGGCGCTGAAGATCCTGCGCGACGCACCGGCGCACCTGAGCGAGGACGGGCTGCTGATCTGCGAGGTCGGCGAGTCCGAGCGCGCGCTGGCGCAGCTGCTGCCGGAAGTGGATTTCGCCTGGGTCGAGTTCAAGGTCGGGCAGATGGGCATCTTCGCGGTGGAGCGCAGCGAACTGCTGACGCACCACGCGCGCATCGCCGCGCTGGCCGCGGACCGGTGA
- the truA gene encoding tRNA pseudouridine(38-40) synthase TruA, with product MRYALGVEYDGSEFQGWQQLGESGGPSVQATLQAALSSVADAPVSVICAGRTDAGVHGECQVVHFDCDAPRPARGWMLGATARLPPSVCVRWCVPVADDFHARFSARARRYRYRLLNRQVRPALYRQTLSWERRPLQAAAMHAAAQALLGEQDFSAFRSVQCQALHARRELQSITVSRSGDLIEIQVQANAFLHHMVRNIVGSLVMVGTGEKPVSWIGELLAGRDRRVAGPTAPPQGLVFVGPLYPAHWTLPDEVTL from the coding sequence ATGCGTTACGCGCTAGGCGTGGAGTACGACGGCAGCGAGTTCCAGGGCTGGCAGCAGCTCGGCGAGAGCGGCGGTCCCAGCGTGCAGGCCACGCTGCAGGCGGCGTTGTCGTCGGTGGCCGACGCGCCGGTGAGCGTGATCTGCGCCGGCCGCACCGATGCCGGCGTCCACGGCGAATGCCAGGTGGTGCATTTCGATTGCGATGCGCCGCGCCCGGCGCGCGGCTGGATGCTGGGCGCCACCGCGCGACTGCCGCCCTCGGTGTGCGTGCGCTGGTGCGTGCCGGTGGCCGACGACTTCCATGCGCGCTTCTCGGCCCGCGCGCGCCGCTACCGCTACCGCCTGCTCAACCGCCAGGTGCGCCCGGCGCTGTACCGGCAGACCCTGAGCTGGGAGCGGCGGCCGCTGCAGGCCGCGGCCATGCACGCTGCAGCGCAGGCGTTGCTGGGCGAGCAGGACTTCAGCGCCTTCCGCAGCGTGCAGTGCCAGGCGCTGCACGCGCGCCGCGAGCTGCAGTCGATCACGGTGAGCCGCAGCGGCGACCTGATCGAGATCCAGGTCCAGGCCAATGCATTCCTTCATCACATGGTGCGCAATATCGTTGGTTCCCTTGTCATGGTGGGAACGGGCGAAAAGCCGGTGTCCTGGATTGGCGAACTGCTCGCGGGACGCGACCGCCGCGTCGCCGGCCCGACGGCACCGCCGCAGGGCCTGGTGTTCGTCGGTCCCCTTTATCCCGCCCACTGGACGCTTCCGGACGAGGTCACGCTATGA
- a CDS encoding FimV/HubP family polar landmark protein produces the protein MFRRCSGDAVSAARGLRHVGRAAAALLLLACSQAALALGLGDIRVLSKPGEPFLAEIPVISNEPGELERARVALASPATFARVGLERPQGLVSDLQFRFTQTRKGRAVIQVSSRMPVDVPSLSFLIEVDWGQGRLIREYSALIDAPNTAAAIDAPAIDAPAAAQPSDRITREASTAAPAPAAATTPATPSARPAATPRPAPAPAAAPGDALAPVRAGQTLSQIAGQLARGNGHSLDQTMVALLRANPDAFIRGNLNLLKQGAVLRTPREEDLASLDAAAAEAVVREQAAQWRQARAPVPQPAQAQQDAATAQAAPKPAAAAPAAASGARLEIAPAVPATRREAGTKSGTGAGDEGDMVATQQLQQAREDLAARDAEVQELRSRVEQLEKLKAQQQQLIALKDSDLAAAQKRLAQAGQAAPAAAAAPAPANAGFPLWLWGGLSLLVLGLGAWLLSRRRKPSPLPPLPRDDDAALAASAAVPVVAHRDVDAPELPPLEPEPLAEEAAATRDEEALEAWERADHVDHVADDHADHHATLDDDAFERVLAQQSMRHASADAPLSAGNDDLHSVDPAEAHPESVPAVESAAETAWRQPPPLAAVPSSDLPVDSDAGAGRQEPTWHQPAALEPAAPAPAEAPSPYPPVGRERLELAVAYMDLGDNETARTLLTEVAASGDPAARAEALQLLGRLD, from the coding sequence TTGTTCCGTCGCTGCAGCGGCGATGCGGTCTCTGCCGCGCGCGGGCTGCGCCATGTCGGTCGCGCGGCCGCGGCGCTGCTGTTGCTGGCCTGCAGCCAGGCGGCCCTGGCATTGGGCCTGGGCGATATCCGCGTGCTGTCCAAGCCGGGCGAGCCGTTCCTGGCCGAGATCCCGGTGATCTCCAACGAGCCGGGCGAACTGGAGCGGGCGCGGGTGGCGCTGGCCTCGCCGGCGACCTTCGCGCGGGTCGGGCTGGAGCGCCCGCAGGGCCTGGTCAGCGATCTGCAGTTCCGCTTCACCCAGACCCGCAAGGGCCGCGCGGTGATCCAGGTCAGCAGCCGCATGCCGGTCGACGTGCCGTCGTTGAGCTTCCTGATCGAGGTCGATTGGGGCCAGGGGCGGCTGATCCGCGAGTATTCGGCACTGATCGACGCACCCAACACCGCTGCGGCGATCGACGCGCCGGCGATCGATGCACCGGCCGCGGCGCAGCCGTCCGACCGCATCACCCGTGAGGCATCCACGGCCGCCCCAGCGCCGGCGGCCGCCACGACGCCAGCGACGCCGAGTGCGAGGCCGGCTGCCACGCCGCGTCCGGCGCCGGCCCCGGCGGCAGCGCCCGGCGATGCGCTGGCGCCGGTGCGCGCCGGGCAGACCTTGTCGCAGATCGCCGGCCAGCTCGCGCGCGGCAACGGCCATTCGCTGGACCAGACCATGGTCGCGCTGCTGCGCGCCAATCCGGACGCCTTCATCCGCGGCAATCTCAACCTGCTCAAGCAGGGCGCGGTGTTGCGCACGCCGCGCGAGGAGGACCTGGCCAGCCTGGATGCCGCCGCGGCCGAGGCCGTGGTGCGCGAGCAGGCCGCGCAATGGCGCCAGGCGCGCGCGCCGGTGCCGCAGCCGGCACAGGCGCAGCAGGACGCGGCGACGGCGCAGGCCGCACCCAAGCCGGCCGCCGCGGCGCCGGCGGCCGCGTCCGGCGCGCGCCTGGAAATCGCGCCGGCGGTGCCGGCGACGCGCCGCGAGGCGGGAACCAAGTCCGGCACCGGTGCCGGCGACGAAGGAGACATGGTGGCGACCCAACAATTGCAGCAGGCGCGCGAAGACCTCGCGGCACGCGATGCCGAGGTCCAGGAACTGCGCTCGCGGGTGGAGCAGCTCGAAAAGCTCAAGGCCCAGCAGCAGCAACTGATCGCGCTGAAGGACAGCGACCTGGCCGCGGCGCAGAAGCGCCTGGCCCAGGCCGGGCAGGCGGCGCCGGCCGCCGCGGCCGCGCCGGCGCCGGCCAATGCGGGATTCCCGCTGTGGCTGTGGGGCGGGCTGAGCCTGCTGGTGCTGGGTCTCGGTGCCTGGTTGCTGTCGCGCCGGCGCAAGCCGTCGCCGCTGCCGCCGTTGCCGCGCGACGACGACGCGGCCCTGGCGGCGAGCGCCGCGGTGCCGGTGGTCGCGCACCGCGATGTCGATGCGCCGGAACTGCCGCCGCTGGAACCCGAGCCGTTGGCCGAGGAGGCTGCGGCCACCCGCGACGAGGAGGCGCTGGAGGCGTGGGAGCGCGCCGACCACGTCGACCACGTTGCCGACGATCACGCCGACCACCACGCCACGCTCGACGACGACGCCTTCGAACGCGTGCTGGCGCAGCAGTCGATGCGCCATGCGTCGGCCGATGCGCCGCTGTCCGCCGGCAATGACGACCTGCATTCCGTCGACCCGGCCGAGGCCCATCCGGAATCCGTCCCGGCCGTCGAGTCCGCGGCCGAGACGGCCTGGCGGCAACCGCCGCCGCTGGCCGCGGTGCCGAGCAGCGACCTTCCTGTCGACAGCGACGCCGGCGCCGGCCGGCAGGAGCCGACCTGGCACCAGCCTGCCGCACTGGAGCCTGCCGCACCGGCGCCGGCCGAAGCGCCGTCGCCGTATCCGCCGGTGGGCCGCGAGCGGCTGGAACTGGCGGTGGCGTACATGGACCTGGGCGACAACGAGACCGCACGTACCTTGCTGACCGAGGTCGCGGCCAGCGGCGACCCGGCCGCGCGCGCCGAGGCGTTGCAATTGTTGGGACGGCTGGACTGA
- the asd gene encoding archaetidylserine decarboxylase (Phosphatidylserine decarboxylase is synthesized as a single chain precursor. Generation of the pyruvoyl active site from a Ser is coupled to cleavage of a Gly-Ser bond between the larger (beta) and smaller (alpha chains). It is an integral membrane protein.) produces the protein MSLTTRLTYVLPHRLLSSLARRLAYSSRPGLKQWLIDTVVRRFGVDLSEAAQPDARAYPTFNAFFTRALKPGARVADPDPQALLMPADGRISQLGRIEDGRIFQAKGQSFTAAELLGDDAAAAPFANGLYATVYLSPRDYHRVHMPWTGTLRETMHVPGRLFSVGTDAVRTVPRLFARNERLVCHFDTDFGPMVSVMVGALLVSGVETVWSGVEIPRYADRITRKDWRGKGITLQRFEEMARFNYGSTVIVLLPPGVAAFDPALKAESPVRLGQALARLVR, from the coding sequence ATGAGCCTGACCACCCGCCTGACCTACGTGCTGCCGCACCGGCTGCTGTCCTCGCTGGCGCGGCGCCTGGCCTATTCGTCGCGGCCCGGACTGAAGCAGTGGCTGATCGACACGGTGGTGCGCCGCTTCGGCGTGGACCTGAGCGAGGCCGCGCAACCGGATGCGCGCGCCTACCCGACCTTCAATGCCTTCTTCACCCGTGCGCTGAAGCCGGGTGCGCGTGTCGCCGATCCCGATCCGCAGGCGCTGCTGATGCCGGCCGACGGCCGCATCAGCCAGCTCGGCCGGATCGAGGACGGGCGCATCTTCCAGGCCAAGGGGCAGTCGTTCACCGCCGCCGAACTGCTCGGCGACGACGCCGCGGCGGCGCCGTTCGCCAACGGCCTGTATGCCACCGTGTACCTGTCGCCGCGCGACTACCACCGCGTGCACATGCCGTGGACCGGCACCCTGCGCGAAACCATGCACGTGCCGGGGCGGCTGTTCAGCGTCGGCACCGACGCGGTGCGCACCGTGCCGCGCCTGTTCGCGCGCAACGAGCGCCTGGTCTGTCATTTCGACACCGACTTCGGCCCGATGGTCTCGGTGATGGTCGGCGCGCTGCTGGTGTCCGGCGTGGAAACCGTGTGGAGCGGCGTGGAGATCCCGCGCTACGCCGACCGCATCACCCGCAAGGATTGGCGCGGCAAGGGCATCACCCTGCAGCGGTTCGAGGAAATGGCGCGCTTCAACTACGGCTCCACGGTGATCGTGCTGCTGCCGCCGGGCGTGGCCGCGTTCGACCCGGCACTGAAGGCGGAATCGCCGGTGCGGCTGGGGCAGGCACTGGCGCGGTTGGTGCGCTGA
- the aroC gene encoding chorismate synthase → MSANSFGTLLTVTTFGESHGPAIGCVVDGCPPGLELDASEFAHDLQRRATGKSRHTSARREADAIEILSGVYEGRTTGTPIGLLIRNTDQRSKDYTDIARQFRPGHADYSYWQKYGIRDPRGGGRSSARETTMRVAAGVIAKKWLAQRYGVRVRGYLSQLGPLLPQGFAWDAVEDNAFFWPHAPQVPELEAYMDALRKSGDSIGARVTVVADGVPAGWGEPIYGKLDGELAAAMMSINAVKGVEIGDGFAAVTQKGTHHRDLIAPDGFQSNHAGGVLGGIATGQPVVVSVAFKPTSSLRLPGATVDVDGQAVDVITTGRHDPCVGIRATPIAEAMMALVLMDQALRHRAQCGDVGTVTPRIPGGGDG, encoded by the coding sequence ATGAGCGCGAACAGTTTCGGCACGCTGCTGACCGTCACCACCTTCGGCGAATCGCACGGGCCGGCGATCGGCTGCGTGGTGGACGGCTGCCCGCCGGGGCTGGAGCTGGACGCCAGCGAATTCGCCCACGACCTGCAGCGCCGCGCCACCGGCAAGAGCCGGCACACCTCGGCGCGGCGCGAGGCCGACGCCATCGAGATCCTGTCCGGGGTCTACGAAGGCCGCACCACCGGCACCCCGATCGGCCTGCTGATCCGCAACACCGACCAGCGCAGCAAGGACTACACCGACATCGCCCGGCAGTTCCGCCCCGGCCATGCCGACTACAGCTACTGGCAGAAGTACGGCATCCGCGATCCGCGCGGCGGCGGACGCTCGTCCGCGCGCGAGACCACCATGCGCGTGGCCGCCGGCGTGATCGCCAAGAAGTGGCTGGCGCAGCGCTACGGCGTGCGCGTGCGCGGCTACCTGTCCCAGCTCGGGCCGCTGCTGCCGCAGGGCTTCGCCTGGGACGCGGTGGAAGACAACGCGTTCTTCTGGCCGCACGCGCCGCAGGTGCCGGAGCTGGAGGCGTACATGGATGCGCTGCGCAAGTCCGGCGATTCGATCGGTGCGCGCGTGACCGTGGTCGCCGACGGCGTGCCCGCTGGGTGGGGCGAGCCGATCTACGGCAAGCTCGACGGCGAGCTGGCCGCGGCGATGATGAGCATCAATGCGGTCAAGGGCGTGGAGATCGGCGACGGCTTCGCCGCGGTGACCCAGAAGGGCACCCACCATCGCGACCTGATCGCGCCGGACGGGTTCCAGTCCAACCACGCCGGCGGCGTGCTCGGCGGCATCGCCACTGGGCAGCCCGTCGTCGTCTCGGTGGCGTTCAAGCCCACCTCCAGCCTGCGCCTGCCCGGCGCCACGGTGGACGTGGACGGGCAGGCAGTGGACGTGATCACCACCGGCCGCCACGACCCCTGCGTCGGCATCCGCGCCACCCCGATCGCCGAGGCGATGATGGCGCTGGTGCTGATGGACCAGGCGCTGCGCCACCGCGCGCAATGCGGCGACGTCGGTACGGTGACGCCGCGCATCCCCGGCGGTGGCGATGGCTGA
- a CDS encoding LysR family transcriptional regulator, which produces MTSTRRLPSLNAVRAFEAAARLRSVGAAAAELHVTHGAVSRQVRLLEQELGLPLLQRDGRGIRPTAAGTRLCEAAGTAFAQLHEAVAELRRPARPAALVLGCPGSILARWMIPRLQALQRDLPALTLHLSAHEGDFAVDLDGLDAALLLGQAPWPADWQVRVLAPERIGPVLSPTLPQAPALATAAPAALQDLPLLHTVSRPQAWPAWAEAQGLAPAQLRYGTGFEHLYYLLEAALAGIGVAIAPQPLVADDLASGRLLAPWGFVATGGQWALCTRREVQDPRVDALAQWLTQELQR; this is translated from the coding sequence ATGACCAGCACACGCCGCCTGCCCTCGCTCAACGCCGTGCGCGCGTTCGAGGCCGCCGCGCGGCTGCGCAGCGTCGGCGCCGCGGCGGCGGAACTGCATGTCACCCATGGCGCGGTCAGCCGCCAGGTGCGGCTGCTGGAACAGGAACTGGGGCTGCCGCTGCTGCAGCGCGACGGCCGCGGCATCCGCCCGACCGCCGCCGGCACGCGCCTGTGCGAGGCCGCCGGCACCGCCTTCGCGCAGTTGCACGAGGCGGTGGCGGAGTTGCGCCGTCCCGCGCGCCCGGCCGCGCTGGTGCTGGGCTGCCCCGGCAGCATCCTCGCCCGCTGGATGATCCCGCGGCTGCAGGCGCTGCAGCGCGACCTGCCGGCGCTGACCCTGCACCTGTCCGCGCACGAAGGCGACTTCGCCGTCGACCTGGACGGCCTGGACGCGGCGCTGCTGCTGGGCCAGGCGCCGTGGCCGGCGGACTGGCAGGTCCGCGTGCTGGCGCCGGAGCGGATCGGCCCGGTGCTCAGCCCCACCCTGCCGCAGGCGCCAGCCCTGGCCACGGCCGCGCCGGCGGCGCTGCAGGACCTGCCGCTGCTGCATACGGTGTCGCGCCCGCAGGCGTGGCCGGCCTGGGCCGAGGCACAGGGACTGGCGCCGGCGCAGTTGCGCTACGGCACCGGTTTCGAACACCTGTACTACCTGCTGGAGGCGGCGCTGGCCGGGATCGGCGTGGCGATCGCGCCACAGCCGCTGGTCGCCGACGACCTGGCCAGTGGCCGCCTGCTGGCGCCGTGGGGCTTCGTCGCCACCGGCGGGCAGTGGGCGCTGTGCACGCGCCGCGAGGTGCAGGACCCGCGGGTCGACGCGCTGGCCCAGTGGCTGACGCAGGAGCTGCAGCGCTGA